One Lysinibacillus fusiformis genomic window carries:
- a CDS encoding stage V sporulation protein AD: protein MVIVFQSKPSLLAGGVVAGPLENRSIFSQYFDTIYDDERWQMETNEQGHRKMIQEACEILMKKSGVKNLEIDFFLGGDLVNQMTPTNFAARELAISFIGLFSACATSVSSVIVASLLTELGASSLSIAGASSQHNAIERQFRYPVNYGAQKPQTAQWTVTAAGFALVGKHREEFPCIEAATIGKVIDYGMDDPLHMGAAMAPAAFQTIQSHLEQRNQKFYNYDLILTGDLGQLGLKLLKGMLVENGVKKEELTLLRDAGAEFYGQDEAFQSGASGAGCSAAVFFSYIMQQLRAGSYKRVLLVATGALLSPLSYQQGETIPCTAHAIEITMK, encoded by the coding sequence ATGGTAATTGTCTTTCAATCGAAACCGTCTCTATTAGCTGGTGGTGTGGTAGCAGGACCATTGGAGAATCGTAGTATTTTCAGTCAGTATTTTGATACCATTTACGATGATGAACGTTGGCAAATGGAAACAAATGAACAAGGCCATCGAAAGATGATCCAAGAAGCTTGTGAAATTTTGATGAAAAAGTCAGGCGTGAAAAATTTAGAAATTGATTTCTTTTTGGGTGGCGATTTAGTCAATCAAATGACGCCTACCAATTTCGCTGCAAGGGAACTAGCCATCTCATTTATTGGATTATTCTCCGCATGTGCCACTTCGGTTTCATCCGTAATCGTTGCTAGTCTTTTAACTGAGTTAGGTGCGTCAAGTTTATCGATTGCTGGAGCATCTAGTCAGCATAATGCGATTGAGCGACAGTTTCGATATCCAGTCAATTATGGGGCACAGAAGCCTCAAACTGCACAATGGACTGTAACGGCTGCTGGTTTTGCTTTAGTAGGCAAGCACCGTGAAGAATTCCCTTGTATTGAGGCAGCGACAATCGGTAAGGTAATTGATTATGGCATGGATGATCCTCTTCATATGGGTGCAGCAATGGCACCGGCTGCCTTTCAAACGATTCAATCCCATTTAGAGCAACGGAATCAAAAGTTCTATAATTATGATTTAATTTTAACGGGTGATTTAGGACAGCTCGGATTAAAGCTTTTGAAAGGAATGCTCGTAGAAAATGGTGTAAAAAAAGAAGAATTAACACTACTACGCGATGCTGGAGCAGAGTTTTATGGACAGGATGAGGCATTCCAATCAGGGGCAAGTGGAGCAGGCTGTTCAGCGGCTGTTTTTTTTAGTTATATAATGCAACAATTGCGAGCAGGGAGCTATAAAAGAGTGCTTCTTGTGGCAACAGGCGCTTTGTTGTCTCCACTTTCTTATCAACAGGGAGAGACAATTCCATGTACTGCACATGCAATTGAAATTACAATGAAATGA
- a CDS encoding YjcZ family sporulation protein, which yields MGYQGWCAQPYGNNVAGANSWNNNYCGGSNNYGYGSTFVLIVVLFILLIIVGATFVH from the coding sequence ATGGGATATCAAGGCTGGTGCGCACAACCGTATGGTAATAATGTTGCAGGTGCAAATAGCTGGAACAATAATTATTGCGGAGGCAGTAACAACTATGGCTATGGCTCAACATTTGTGCTAATTGTTGTCCTTTTCATTCTACTAATTATTGTTGGCGCTACTTTCGTTCATTAA
- a CDS encoding ABC transporter substrate-binding protein, with protein sequence MKKLLLFLAIVVLALAGCVQTKTDVEGGKDDKSDDKSTIELLGTAASEEDMNIVRDQLVKNGFDVKLNIQPDYGSFSAQKEAGNYDIALSSWTTVTGNPDYAVRGLFKTGGDYSVVADSNLDALIDEASTLTGDEAVAKYKELEELLVFDQAYIAPLYISNKYQGIYSELVNPKSVLLPKSRAQVWENIEFNDASLNSTETLSLHQTLDSLTSLDPIKGNDGSINTLNTNMYVRLVNLTDTDEVVSDGSLSYNHAIAEGNQEYYFILRDDIHFAAVKDGAAVDTGELVSAEDVVFSLNRAKDANSVPDHRTYSIHENIETVEAVTDLTELQNKKVAGSDKSILDVLSQNLPSSVAQLVKDKGAVKNASGAYQVVKITTPTPFPQVLNYLAHQSGGIVSEKQVKSINTYDVANYNPDKDIAYGDQATITEGTATYNNQLFASGPYILIQKNDYEAQFVKNPAYRVGSEYEPKIAKINVRFIADNDSALSALRNGEIHVLQTVPETKLDIVKSDAKLTLNTADSNAVAYLQMNTSGRAVSDSADLRKAILYSINQDEFISYYQGNKKPAVSTVSPLVNTGLKLEADSEKVKELLKTANKSK encoded by the coding sequence ATGAAAAAATTACTATTATTTTTAGCCATCGTAGTTTTAGCATTAGCAGGTTGCGTACAAACAAAAACAGATGTAGAGGGCGGTAAAGACGATAAAAGCGATGATAAATCGACAATTGAACTATTAGGTACGGCCGCTTCAGAGGAAGATATGAATATTGTGCGTGATCAACTAGTAAAAAATGGCTTTGATGTGAAGCTAAACATTCAACCTGATTATGGATCATTTTCAGCGCAAAAAGAAGCTGGCAACTACGATATTGCTCTTTCTAGCTGGACAACAGTAACTGGAAATCCAGACTATGCTGTACGTGGTTTATTCAAAACGGGCGGTGACTATAGTGTTGTTGCCGACTCAAATTTAGATGCTTTGATTGATGAGGCAAGTACTTTAACGGGCGATGAAGCAGTAGCCAAATATAAAGAATTAGAAGAACTATTAGTATTCGATCAAGCATATATTGCACCACTATACATTTCCAATAAATATCAAGGAATTTATTCTGAATTAGTCAATCCAAAATCTGTACTTTTGCCAAAATCACGTGCCCAAGTATGGGAGAACATAGAATTTAATGATGCATCCTTAAATTCAACAGAAACATTAAGTTTACATCAAACACTTGATTCATTAACATCTCTTGACCCTATTAAAGGCAATGATGGTTCCATTAACACACTTAATACAAATATGTATGTTCGACTTGTCAACTTAACGGATACGGATGAAGTTGTTTCAGATGGCTCTTTATCATATAACCATGCTATTGCGGAAGGAAACCAAGAATACTACTTTATTTTACGTGATGATATTCATTTTGCAGCCGTAAAGGACGGAGCTGCAGTTGATACTGGTGAATTAGTTTCGGCTGAAGATGTTGTGTTCTCCTTAAATCGTGCAAAAGATGCTAATTCAGTACCAGACCATCGTACTTATAGTATTCATGAAAACATTGAAACTGTAGAGGCCGTTACAGACTTAACAGAACTACAAAATAAAAAAGTGGCAGGCTCTGACAAATCTATTTTGGATGTATTATCTCAAAATTTACCTTCTTCTGTAGCACAATTAGTGAAAGATAAAGGTGCAGTAAAAAATGCTTCTGGTGCTTATCAAGTGGTGAAAATTACAACACCAACACCATTCCCGCAAGTATTAAACTACTTAGCACATCAATCTGGTGGTATCGTTTCTGAAAAACAAGTAAAAAGCATTAACACATATGACGTAGCAAACTATAACCCTGATAAAGATATCGCATATGGCGATCAAGCAACAATCACTGAAGGTACTGCAACATACAATAACCAGCTATTTGCAAGTGGCCCTTACATTCTTATCCAAAAAAATGATTATGAAGCGCAATTTGTGAAAAACCCTGCCTATCGTGTAGGCAGTGAGTATGAACCAAAAATTGCTAAAATCAACGTTCGATTTATTGCAGATAATGATAGTGCTCTATCAGCTTTACGGAATGGTGAAATTCATGTTCTTCAAACAGTACCAGAAACAAAGCTGGATATTGTAAAGTCCGATGCAAAATTAACTTTAAATACTGCTGATAGTAATGCAGTAGCATATTTGCAAATGAATACATCTGGCCGTGCTGTATCTGATTCAGCAGATTTACGTAAAGCGATTCTTTACTCCATTAACCAAGATGAATTCATCAGCTACTACCAAGGCAATAAGAAGCCTGCGGTTTCAACCGTTTCTCCTTTAGTAAATACAGGATTAAAACTTGAAGCAGACAGTGAAAAAGTAAAAGAATTATTAAAAACAGCTAACAAATCAAAATAA
- a CDS encoding CotY/CotZ family spore coat protein has translation MGCGKPTNPISPIHSAGCVCDVVRAILDIQNQAVQDECSPCTSNCFLEPLGGIVSPARSAADTRVFMLITKDGTPFKAFFSSPSADPCICTSVFFRVEDMFDECCATLRVLEPLCTFDSSESTVDLLSRDGCCINMKKICKVDDWNSTDSCITVDLACFCAVQCIADVDLGICN, from the coding sequence ATGGGTTGTGGTAAACCAACAAATCCTATTAGCCCTATCCATTCAGCAGGCTGCGTTTGTGACGTAGTACGCGCAATTTTAGATATTCAAAATCAAGCGGTGCAAGATGAATGTTCACCATGTACGTCAAACTGTTTCTTAGAACCACTTGGCGGCATCGTTAGTCCTGCTCGCTCAGCAGCAGATACTCGTGTATTTATGTTAATTACTAAAGACGGTACTCCATTCAAAGCATTCTTTAGCTCACCTTCAGCAGATCCATGTATATGTACATCTGTATTTTTCCGTGTAGAAGATATGTTTGATGAGTGCTGTGCTACTTTACGCGTTTTAGAACCTTTATGCACATTCGATTCTAGTGAAAGCACTGTAGACTTATTAAGTCGTGACGGCTGTTGCATTAATATGAAGAAAATTTGTAAAGTAGATGATTGGAACTCTACTGACAGCTGTATCACTGTAGACTTAGCTTGTTTCTGCGCAGTACAATGTATTGCTGATGTTGACTTAGGGATTTGTAATTAA
- a CDS encoding ABC transporter permease codes for MKTIMHVKLLLKITQEYVNAHFTFVFSLLFSLLFLAYSYNFSSQSWRPIILLFFFTYLITTVYVGYLTLRIKKDLAKFGDIQKGTRLLGYPLLLTIASGNIFAVSFAFMLVSKTKTVEYTFAAYAFMTQLFIIGISALNLFKSYVTDTFLLAMGLFLILALFYIVMLFLCTKFVTAKEAPKWMLVPGILLLIASFTGNLFATLLGFSLIQKARKLNPSAIEKWQKMWQKILRNTMAVFGLFFIVFIFSLSVTSSWTFDYDFATKNNYEALLQTPSLEYPLGTDNYGRDLFSRIVFGAQISLIVGFFSTVIPALVGGALGAFSGYYGKATDNIIMRSLDILYAIPGILLAIAIIAAFGANTVNLIIALSVGAIPTYARTMRANVMQLSNYEFVESARALGASDAAIIFKHIVPNALAPMIVKATLTIGGAVISTSSLSFLGLGIEPHIPEWGNILKVGSTYLETHSYVAIFPGLCIMLLVLSFNFFGDGLRDALDPKTN; via the coding sequence GTGAAAACGATCATGCATGTCAAACTACTTTTGAAAATTACACAGGAATATGTCAATGCACATTTTACATTTGTCTTTTCCTTACTGTTTTCTTTATTATTTCTAGCTTATAGCTACAATTTTTCTAGCCAGAGTTGGCGACCTATCATTTTACTATTTTTCTTTACTTATTTAATAACGACCGTTTATGTTGGTTACCTGACATTACGTATAAAGAAAGATTTAGCCAAGTTTGGTGATATACAAAAAGGAACTCGTTTGCTTGGTTATCCGTTATTGTTGACTATTGCTTCAGGCAATATTTTCGCAGTCTCTTTTGCTTTTATGCTCGTGTCAAAAACAAAGACAGTTGAATATACTTTTGCAGCCTATGCGTTTATGACTCAGCTATTTATAATCGGTATTTCAGCTTTGAATTTATTTAAATCCTATGTAACAGATACATTTCTCCTTGCAATGGGGTTATTTTTAATACTTGCTTTGTTTTATATTGTGATGCTATTCCTATGTACAAAATTCGTTACTGCAAAGGAGGCCCCTAAATGGATGCTCGTGCCTGGTATCTTGCTGCTCATTGCCTCCTTTACAGGTAATCTATTTGCAACTTTGCTAGGATTTAGCCTTATTCAAAAAGCTAGAAAATTGAATCCATCCGCCATTGAAAAATGGCAAAAAATGTGGCAAAAGATTTTACGCAACACGATGGCCGTATTTGGCTTATTTTTCATCGTCTTTATCTTTTCATTATCTGTGACAAGTTCTTGGACTTTCGATTACGACTTTGCAACTAAAAATAATTATGAGGCATTGTTGCAAACACCTTCATTGGAGTACCCTCTTGGAACTGATAATTATGGCCGTGATTTATTTTCTCGTATCGTTTTCGGTGCTCAAATTTCGTTAATCGTTGGATTTTTCTCAACGGTTATTCCAGCACTAGTTGGGGGAGCTCTCGGTGCGTTTTCTGGCTATTATGGCAAAGCGACAGATAACATCATCATGCGCAGTCTAGATATTTTGTATGCGATTCCTGGAATATTACTTGCCATTGCCATAATTGCCGCTTTTGGTGCAAATACCGTTAATTTAATCATCGCACTAAGTGTTGGGGCAATCCCTACCTATGCGCGCACGATGCGTGCAAATGTGATGCAGCTTTCGAATTATGAATTTGTTGAATCAGCTAGGGCTCTTGGAGCTTCTGATGCAGCGATTATCTTTAAACATATTGTTCCTAACGCTTTAGCACCGATGATTGTCAAAGCAACATTAACAATTGGTGGTGCAGTGATTTCAACAAGTAGTTTAAGTTTTTTAGGGCTTGGCATTGAGCCGCATATTCCAGAATGGGGTAACATTTTAAAGGTTGGTAGTACGTACCTGGAAACACATTCCTATGTCGCTATTTTCCCAGGTCTTTGTATTATGCTTCTCGTCCTGTCCTTTAACTTCTTTGGCGATGGTTTACGAGATGCTTTAGATCCAAAAACAAATTAG
- a CDS encoding YjcG family protein, producing MKYGIVAFPSKKLQDLANTYRKRYDPHYAKITPHMTLKDSFDATDEDIQSIVRQLDEIAAKYAPLNIHASRISSFFPTTNAIYFRIEPTEQLVAFHNVLEEKISFGNTKHVFVPHITIAQKMTDSEHDDIFGQLRMTGVDEKDTIDRIHLLYQLEDGSWTTYETFRLTGAE from the coding sequence ATGAAGTACGGAATTGTGGCTTTTCCATCAAAAAAATTACAAGACTTAGCGAACACGTACCGCAAGCGTTACGATCCGCATTATGCGAAAATCACACCGCATATGACGTTAAAGGACAGCTTTGATGCAACGGATGAGGATATTCAATCCATCGTTAGGCAATTAGATGAAATCGCTGCGAAATATGCGCCTTTAAACATTCATGCATCACGCATAAGTTCGTTTTTCCCAACAACCAATGCAATTTATTTCCGCATTGAACCAACAGAACAATTAGTAGCGTTCCATAATGTACTAGAAGAAAAAATTTCTTTTGGCAATACTAAACATGTCTTCGTACCGCATATTACGATTGCACAAAAAATGACCGACTCTGAGCACGACGACATCTTTGGCCAATTACGTATGACAGGTGTTGACGAGAAAGATACGATTGATCGCATTCATCTTTTATACCAATTGGAGGATGGCTCCTGGACAACTTACGAAACATTCCGACTGACTGGAGCTGAATGA
- a CDS encoding GNAT family N-acetyltransferase, whose protein sequence is MYNVKIVESKKEHDDAFAVRKQVFVEEQGVPLHLECDAEDATATHFIMYDDYEPVGAARLRGIENDTAKIERVCILQSQRGKKLGALIMKEMEKHAISVKKKKLKLHAQSYAIPFYEKLGYTVTSPEFMDAGIPHRAMEKTI, encoded by the coding sequence TTGTATAATGTAAAAATTGTTGAATCAAAGAAAGAACATGATGATGCGTTCGCTGTCCGTAAACAAGTATTTGTAGAGGAACAAGGTGTGCCTCTTCACCTAGAATGTGATGCTGAGGATGCAACTGCAACGCATTTCATTATGTATGATGACTATGAGCCTGTTGGTGCCGCACGTCTCCGTGGTATAGAAAATGATACAGCAAAAATTGAACGTGTCTGTATTCTACAATCACAGCGTGGCAAAAAACTAGGTGCTCTAATTATGAAAGAAATGGAGAAACACGCCATTTCTGTGAAAAAGAAAAAGTTAAAACTTCATGCACAAAGTTATGCTATTCCTTTTTATGAAAAGCTTGGATACACAGTAACATCTCCAGAATTTATGGATGCTGGTATCCCACATCGTGCTATGGAAAAAACGATTTAA
- the spoVAE gene encoding stage V sporulation protein AE codes for MTFVFAFIVGGIICVIGQLLMDVGNLTPAHTLSTLVVFGAILDGMGLYEPLIHFAGAGATVPITSFGNSLTHGAMAEAEKHGLVGVLTGMFEVTSSGISAAIVFGFIGALIFKPKGNVD; via the coding sequence ATGACATTTGTATTTGCTTTTATCGTTGGCGGCATTATTTGTGTCATCGGACAGTTATTAATGGATGTTGGCAATTTAACGCCGGCGCATACATTAAGTACACTAGTCGTATTCGGTGCAATTTTAGATGGGATGGGTTTGTATGAGCCGCTCATTCATTTTGCAGGTGCAGGTGCAACCGTGCCAATCACATCCTTTGGTAATTCCTTAACACACGGTGCAATGGCTGAGGCAGAAAAGCACGGCCTTGTAGGTGTATTAACTGGGATGTTTGAAGTGACAAGCTCAGGTATAAGTGCAGCCATTGTCTTTGGTTTTATTGGCGCATTAATTTTTAAACCAAAAGGAAATGTTGACTAG
- a CDS encoding ABC transporter permease, translating into MVISKNHSTTKEHDFFFTVYQKLMHHRSYTLLLFLFSILVHPFTYFFYRKRKDPHIYKQRFEQQCQYYKVNGSYRQWQVAFAQQEQAKAQFFNETMSKQQLQSSATSLADAKLKRIVEKDLANEGHVDQSYLQFFGQQLKKQKFIAITFIPAILFYVLLLLFANPFLQFVIERILQSFIVIVGVATLVFTILYLSPFDPARNLLGVEATPDQVANFNRIYGLDQSYLSQLWHALSGLFTFDLGTSFAGKEDITHSIANKFPITLEIALLSLLMAIAIAIPVGIISAVRPNSYLDYTFMFIALIGLSIPSFWQGLIFILTFALKLQWLPATYNPQNWLSLLMPVVVLGTSITASIARMTRSSMLEVIHEDYIITAKAKGLNEYKVITKHAIRNAMIPIITVIGLLFGGMLGGASVTEKVFNINGIGSYIVDKQFIPDIPAILGGVVYIAITISIVNLLIDILYAFFDPRIRSKMKKS; encoded by the coding sequence ATGGTTATTTCAAAAAATCATTCAACAACAAAGGAGCATGATTTCTTTTTTACGGTTTATCAAAAGCTTATGCATCACCGATCCTATACGTTGTTACTCTTTCTTTTTAGTATCTTGGTACATCCATTTACATATTTCTTTTATCGGAAAAGAAAAGATCCGCATATATACAAGCAAAGGTTTGAGCAACAATGTCAGTACTACAAAGTAAATGGGTCCTATAGACAGTGGCAAGTTGCATTTGCACAACAAGAACAGGCCAAGGCACAGTTTTTCAATGAAACTATGTCTAAACAGCAGTTACAATCATCCGCTACTTCTTTAGCAGACGCAAAACTCAAGCGAATAGTAGAGAAAGATTTAGCCAATGAAGGCCACGTTGATCAATCCTATCTACAGTTTTTTGGACAGCAACTGAAAAAACAAAAATTTATAGCCATCACGTTTATACCAGCAATTTTATTTTATGTATTGCTACTATTGTTTGCGAATCCATTTCTACAATTTGTTATTGAACGGATTTTACAAAGCTTCATCGTAATTGTTGGTGTTGCCACACTCGTTTTTACAATTTTATATTTGTCACCATTTGACCCAGCGAGAAACTTGCTAGGAGTTGAGGCAACGCCTGATCAAGTTGCAAATTTTAATCGTATTTATGGCTTAGATCAATCCTATTTATCACAACTATGGCATGCACTTTCTGGGTTATTCACATTTGATTTGGGCACATCATTTGCTGGGAAAGAAGATATTACACATAGCATCGCAAATAAATTTCCTATCACGCTTGAAATTGCCCTATTATCGCTGTTAATGGCTATTGCCATTGCAATTCCAGTCGGAATTATTTCAGCAGTCCGTCCAAATTCGTACTTAGATTACACATTCATGTTTATTGCTCTAATTGGATTATCGATTCCAAGCTTTTGGCAAGGTTTGATATTCATTTTAACTTTCGCGTTAAAGCTACAATGGTTACCAGCCACGTATAATCCACAAAACTGGCTATCACTATTGATGCCTGTCGTTGTCTTGGGTACTTCTATTACGGCATCCATCGCCAGGATGACAAGGTCAAGTATGCTCGAGGTTATTCATGAAGACTATATTATTACTGCTAAAGCAAAGGGTCTAAATGAATATAAAGTGATTACAAAACATGCAATACGCAATGCCATGATTCCTATTATCACGGTGATTGGATTACTCTTCGGAGGAATGTTAGGAGGGGCTTCAGTTACAGAGAAAGTCTTCAATATTAATGGAATTGGCAGCTATATCGTTGATAAGCAATTTATACCTGATATTCCAGCTATTCTTGGTGGCGTCGTCTATATTGCCATTACTATTTCTATTGTCAATTTGTTGATCGATATTCTGTATGCCTTTTTCGATCCACGTATTCGTTCGAAAATGAAGAAGTCTTAA
- a CDS encoding phosphatidylglycerophosphatase A family protein, giving the protein MHDKSIRVHSDEVAKAALGALIRRGVTLEDIAKIVYEMQKAYNDGLTLEHCIHSVERVLRKREVQHAVLVGIELDELAEKKLLSSPLQQIIESDEGLFGVDETIALGSVFTYGSIAVTTFGHLDKQKIGIIKKLDTEPGQHVNTFLDDLVASIAASAASRIAHRMRDLEEEGETFADIEPEELGPKPKSHNEI; this is encoded by the coding sequence ATGCATGATAAAAGTATTCGTGTGCATTCCGACGAAGTAGCTAAAGCAGCTTTAGGTGCGCTAATTCGTCGTGGTGTAACGCTAGAAGACATTGCTAAAATTGTTTATGAAATGCAAAAAGCGTATAATGATGGCTTGACATTAGAGCATTGTATTCATTCTGTTGAGCGTGTACTGCGTAAACGTGAAGTCCAGCATGCGGTATTAGTAGGTATAGAATTAGATGAACTTGCAGAGAAAAAGTTACTATCATCACCACTACAACAAATTATTGAATCGGATGAAGGATTATTCGGCGTTGATGAAACAATTGCACTTGGATCTGTATTTACATATGGCAGCATAGCTGTAACAACTTTCGGTCACTTAGACAAACAAAAAATTGGTATCATTAAAAAGCTTGATACAGAACCTGGGCAACATGTCAATACATTTTTAGATGATTTAGTGGCAAGTATTGCAGCTTCTGCAGCTTCGCGCATTGCACACCGCATGCGTGACTTAGAAGAAGAAGGCGAAACATTTGCAGATATTGAGCCTGAAGAGCTCGGACCAAAACCAAAATCACATAATGAAATATAA
- the spoVAC gene encoding stage V sporulation protein AC — MEKEQYQQLEQSVTPKPPYFKNVAKAFFVGGIICTVGQAVSLFYIIFFNFTEATAGNPTVSTMVFFAMILTGFGLYKKIGQFGGAGSAVPVTGFGNAVISAAIEHRSEGLVLGVGGNLFKLAGSVVLFGVVSAFFVALIKYILVTLGVVSW, encoded by the coding sequence ATGGAGAAAGAGCAATACCAACAATTAGAACAAAGTGTAACACCAAAGCCACCTTACTTCAAAAATGTTGCAAAGGCATTTTTTGTAGGAGGTATTATTTGTACAGTCGGACAAGCTGTTTCTCTTTTTTATATTATTTTCTTTAATTTTACAGAAGCAACAGCAGGTAACCCAACGGTTTCCACGATGGTATTTTTCGCGATGATTTTAACTGGCTTTGGCTTATATAAAAAAATTGGTCAATTTGGAGGAGCAGGATCGGCAGTGCCTGTTACTGGGTTTGGTAACGCTGTTATCTCTGCAGCAATTGAACATAGATCTGAAGGCTTAGTACTAGGCGTAGGCGGAAATCTCTTTAAATTAGCGGGTTCAGTTGTATTATTCGGTGTTGTGTCAGCATTTTTCGTTGCACTCATTAAATATATTCTTGTGACGTTAGGGGTGGTGTCATGGTAA
- a CDS encoding stage VI sporulation protein F, with protein MHRSFFNSIEQKTGVSMDEIFALANAIQHADFTNEKQVRKIVRRVAKVSNRRITQELEDKLVNSIIQDGASLDFDKITKMMK; from the coding sequence ATGCATCGCTCGTTTTTTAATTCTATTGAACAAAAAACAGGTGTATCGATGGATGAAATCTTCGCATTAGCAAATGCAATTCAACATGCTGATTTTACAAACGAAAAACAAGTTAGAAAAATCGTACGTCGTGTAGCCAAAGTGTCCAATAGAAGAATCACACAAGAACTTGAAGATAAATTAGTGAATTCTATTATTCAAGATGGCGCTTCTTTAGACTTTGATAAGATTACAAAAATGATGAAATAA
- a CDS encoding alpha/beta hydrolase, translated as MDKGTVQDLKFYSEALHEELQLYIYVPANYSPLYKYNILIASDGKDYFQLGGITKLADELIDDYEIENLIIVFVPYKDIKDRRHKYMPSGAQHEAYLRFLAHELVPYLDEEYATYQMGMSRAVIGDSMAATASLMAALKYPSIFGKVILQSPLVDEDVLKAVENFKDPGAISIYHIVGKKEDKVITMDKTIKDFLTPNRQLHNLMLSKGFSTFYDEFDGNHTWKYWKPDLRRALIENFN; from the coding sequence TTGGATAAGGGAACAGTTCAGGATTTAAAGTTTTATAGTGAGGCGTTGCATGAGGAATTACAGCTGTATATTTATGTCCCTGCAAATTATTCTCCACTATATAAATATAATATATTAATTGCATCAGACGGCAAAGATTACTTTCAACTTGGGGGTATTACAAAACTAGCTGATGAACTTATTGATGACTATGAAATCGAAAATTTAATTATTGTATTCGTTCCATACAAAGATATTAAAGATCGACGTCACAAATATATGCCAAGCGGTGCACAACATGAAGCTTATCTACGTTTTTTAGCTCATGAGCTTGTGCCTTATTTAGATGAAGAATATGCAACCTACCAAATGGGGATGAGCCGCGCAGTAATCGGTGACTCTATGGCTGCAACTGCTTCTTTAATGGCAGCTTTAAAGTACCCAAGCATTTTCGGTAAAGTCATTTTACAATCACCACTTGTCGACGAAGATGTCTTGAAAGCTGTTGAAAATTTCAAAGATCCAGGTGCGATTTCCATTTATCATATCGTTGGCAAAAAAGAAGATAAAGTTATCACAATGGATAAAACGATAAAGGACTTTTTAACCCCAAATCGCCAATTGCATAATCTTATGTTAAGTAAAGGCTTTTCTACATTTTATGATGAGTTTGATGGCAATCATACATGGAAATATTGGAAACCTGATCTTCGCCGAGCATTAATTGAAAATTTCAATTAA